From the Asterias amurensis chromosome 1, ASM3211899v1 genome, the window ACATACAAGTATTATGGAATGTGTATATAGTTGTCTGAATATTACAAGGTCTTGACACTATCCTGATCGTGTGATGCTGTTCCACAGTAAGCCATGCCCTCTTCACACAAACTGGCTTCAGTAATTACCAGATGCTCAGATGAAATGCAGTGAGATGATAATTTATGTAAGAAAAGATGACGATTGAACTTGTCTGTCAGCTGTGTTTTACAATGACGCAATATCTTCAAGGAATGAACAGCTTTTGTCATAAGAAATGCCTTTGAAATGAGTAACTTTGGGTAAATTTATCAGAATTTGATTAAAAACTTGAGTTCTACTAAACACCCAGAAAGTTTTCGTATTTTTGGAAACACACAAGTATTGTGGTTTAATTGGATGGAACCTAGGCAGTGATACTTCCTTCAGCAGCTAATTCagctttttttaaacatcaaaatttgtttgattttcagagatatttaaaaacaaaagtggaAACTTAAACCTTGGACCATGAgaataaaagcaaacaaataagactgttttttttgttagttACAGGTGAGATAATATTCTATCACATTAATTCTGTAACCCTGTATGATTTCAGGCTGTAAGATCTTGACCCACCCGGTGAATGGAGAGCTACACTGTGAGACTGTCGGTGAAGAGCAGAGTTGTACCATCTCATGCCTCAAAGGCTATGGCTTCAGCAGGGCTATTCTGTCAGCTTATAGCTGTGGTCCATCTACCAACTACCAGTGGTCACATGAAACGGATGCGAACCCAAGAGTCAACTTCCCCAAGTGTACAGGTTGGTCAATCTTTcccaatgaatttttttttcttcagaaatttACTTACTGGGAAAACTAGTAGGTGACTAGGGTggacacctgggcccaatttcatggagctgctaagcacaaaaaattcgcttagcatgacatttcttccttggtaaaaacaggatcaccaaccaaaatttcatttgttgcacattgcttgttactggtattcaactgttgtttgcttatcctaaaaatcacctggaacttttgttggtaatcctgtttttatcgaggcacaaatttcatgctaagcaaattttgtgtttttagcagctctgtgaaattgggccctgttcattCTTTTAATAGGTTTTATTTTGGACGATTAACTTTCCAAAGGATACATCTGGTTTTGTACTGTAATGAGTGTGTCTTTCTTACAGACTACAAACCACCATCCAAGTTTGCCTTGGAGTTAGTCATGGAATACGACAACTTGGTGTGTAACGGAATCGATGTGGCCAAGGACAACATGGTATATCAGCAAGTCAGTAATGCAGTTACATCCAGTGTTAACTCTATCAAGTGTGTCAAGGACAATGCCTGCGCTGTCAAGCAGTCTAAGGTGTGTACATTGCAGGAGGATATAGAGTCCAATGAGCATTGATTCTGCTATTGCTTCAACAGAGCAAATCTAGGCTCTAGAAGTTCATTAAGACTCTTTTGTCATCCATTCTTTAAACGAATACAGGCGGATACAGTATTAATTAGTCATGAAATGAAGCCCTCTACCAGCTGGCCCTTACTAGAACACTTGTATTGTGAGCTCTGATATTGCAAAAAGTTTCACTGTCATTGAGTTTGGttcgttctttttttcttaatatttgatttgatgTTAATCATATTAGTGGGGGTGAGAGAGGTCTTTTAAACagctgtttaaaaataaaagagctgcttaaaaccAGGAAGGTCCTGGCTTGCGAACCGGAGGTTCACAAGGCCATCACCCTGCAGGTTTTCAAGACTGAGTCACTCTAATTCCCATTCATAGATACCTTTCtagtaaaaacattaaaaaacctttaaatGTTGAGAACAAATCTGACACTTTGCCTGAGCTTACATTGATACCTATGTTGAATTTCTATCCATGTTGAGAGCAAAGTACTTTTTATACTACttataaattaaaaaagtcAAACTATCACACACAAGTTTAAACTTACACACTAGTTTAAACTTGGGCAAGCCAAATGTGCAACCCACCGACTTAAATTGGGCCAGTAAATTTGCACACTCCGGCAATCATGTGACAGTGCCTTCTTGTGATTTAATTTTCTCAGGCCATGTTTAAACACTCTTCACCATGTTAATATCGCATGTTTAAACATGGCCAAGTGATCTCTTTtcgaccaatcaaaatggaTGAACTGTCTCAGGTAGTTATAAAAGTAACATAAAATGTGACGTAGGCAGCCATAGCTTGTTGGGCTGCATTGGAGAAGTTGATATTTTTGCTTATGGTGCAAGATCAATTTGTGTACCCCTCAGGTCAATGGCTGTAGTCCCTCTGTATTTCAACCACAAGGCCGACGACGTAGGCGATCAGTTGATGAGAAGTTTATTACAGTCAATATCATATTGGAGCATGTTGTACATATTCCAGATACCAACAACCTCACTAATGAACATGGTAAGTAGGGGCCTACATTACATTTGATGAACGTTGTAACCAGTGAGTTGAccaatagtttgggtgttgagtttaccaatggtttgggtgttgagtttaccaatggtttgggtgttgagttgaccaatagtttgggtgttgagtttaccaatggtttgggtgttgagtttaccaatggtttgggtgttgagttgacCAATAGTTTGGATGTTGAGTTGAccaatagtttgggtgttgagtttaccaatggtttgggtgttgagtttaccaatggtttgggtgttgagttgacCAATAGTTTgtgtgttgagtttaccaatggtttgggtgttgagtttaccaatggtttgggtgttgagtttaccaatggtttgggtgttgagtttaccaatggtttgggtgttgagttcaccaatagtttgggtgttgagttgaccaatagtttgggtgttgagtttaccaatggtttgggtgttgagttcaCCAATGGTTTTGGTGTTGAGTTGAccaatagtttgggtgttgagtttaccaatggtttgggtgttgagtttaccaatggtttgggtatTGAGTTCACCAattgtttgggtgttgagttaaccaatggtttgggtgttgagtttaccaatggtttgggtgttgagtttaccaatggtttgggtgttgagttgaccaatggtttgggtgttgagtttaccaatggtttgggtgttgagttgaccaatggtttgggtgttgagttcaccaatagtttgggtgttgagttgaccaatagtttgggtgttgagtttaccaatggtttgggtgttgagttgacCAATGGTTTTGGTGTTGAGTTGAccaatagtttgggtgttgagtttaccaatggtttgggtgttgagtttaccaatgggTTGGGTGTTGAGTTCAccaatagtttgggtgttgagtttaccaatggtttgggtgttgagtttaccaatggttttgGTGTTGAGTtgaccaatggtttgggtgttgagtttaccaatggtttgggtgttgagtttaccaatggtttgggtgttgagtttaccaatggtttgggtgttgtgtttaccaatggtttgggtgttgagtttaccaatggtttgggtgttgagttcaccaatagtttgggtgttgagttcaccaatggtttgggtgttgtgtttaccaatggtttgggtgttgtgtttaccaatggtttgggtgttgagtttaccaatggtttgggtgttgagtccACCgatagtttgggtgttgagttcaccaatagtttgggtgttgattttaccaatggtttgggtgttgagtttaccaatggtttgggtgttgtgtttaccaatggtttgggtgttgtgtttaccaatggtttgggtgttgagtttaccaatggtttgggtgttgtgTTTACCAATGGTTTTGGTGTTgtgtttaccaatggtttgggtgttgagtttaccaatagtttgggtgttgagttcaccaatggtttgggtgttgagtttaccaatggtttgggtgttgagttcaccaatagtttgggtgttgagtttaccaatggtttgggtgttgattTTACCAATgatttgggtgttgagtttaccaatggtttgggtgttgagtttaccaatggtttgggtgttgagtagTGGTTTGGGTGTggagtttaccaatggttttgATGTTGTGTTTAccaatagtttgggtgttgagtttaccaatagtttgggtgttgagtttaccaatggtttgggtgttgagtttaccaatggtttgggtgatgagtttaccaatggttttgATGTTGTGTTTACCAATGGTTCGGGTGTTGattttaccaatggtttgggtgttttAGTTTagcaatggtttgggtgttgagtttaccaatggtttgggcgttatgtttaccaatggtttgggtgttgagtttaccaatggtttgggtgatgagtttaccaatagtttgggtgttgagtttaccaatggtttgggcgttatgtttaccaatggtttgggtgttgagtttaccaatggtttgggtgatgagtttaccaatagtttgggtgttgagtttaccaatggttcGGGTGTTGATTTTACCAATGGTTTAGGTGTTGATTTTACCAAATGGTGTTCAACATGGTGTGTAAAGGTTCATTTATTCATTTCgttattgttttccttttaaatcACCAGTGGCAAATCATAGCAGTTCTGTGTTAGCAATCAGTGAGCTTCAGGATGGTGCAAGTTATCTCGTCAACCAGACAGTGGGTGGTCACTTTGCCATCAGCATTGACAGTAACACATATGACATCGACACAAATAAATCTTCAAGCTTCGGCGTGCCTGTCTGCCAATCCGGAATGGTTCAAGTTGATCCGGAGGACGCACGATGTGGTAAGTGCTACAGTGTTTTGAATATTTCCTTCATACAAAGAGGGACATATCTTACTAGAAGTCATGCTTgaaatctttttattttttaacacagACACAAAGTGATTAACATGATACATGTTTTTTGTCCATTTGTTTGAACTGACAGCACTGTTAGATAACTAAGGGTACAATGGACTTTCCGAGAGTTAACTTTTAAGTCCACACAGTAATATTAATCTTAATATACACAGAATGAAGCATATTTCTAAATGTAAAATGTTGTTTGGTTTTGTCTTTCTACTCAGTTCCTTGTTCTTCTGGTACGTTTGATGATGGAGACGCTTGCCGAGAGTGTCCCACTGGAACCTACcagtcacaagagggcgctacacTCTGCCACACCTGCCGACGAGGATTTACCACTCTGTATACTGGATCAGTCAGCAGAGAGGAGTGTATCCGTCTGTAGTGGACCACATGCCGGCCACTCCGGTTCCTCTGTCTGAATTCTCGCTTATCAGTCCTtaagactgtgcaagtctcatgTAACTTCTAACTAATGAGTTTAATTAAAAtgtgaagtaaacaaaatcatacaCTTTGAACTGGTTGCAACGTTTGAAACTACACAAGACTTACACAGTCCCTTTACTGGATAAACCAAGATAAATGGATTGATTGCGCCTTACCTACTCAGAGTATCATTATATTAATTGTTAAGGTGGCAAGAAAACAACAGACTAATTATACAAGAATTAGAACAAGAAATGAACCCAAACATCAAGGTTTTAGGCAGGGTCATTGTGTGGTTTTGGGCATAGTAATGCTGATTTGTAGGCACAaatatcaagaaagatacagtAAAAGTCggctgtgaaagtttcagctaaataaattgaatacagGAAAAGAACTGTCATAATCGTCAGTGCTTAGTGCAGTGATGCAGTTaccaaatggaaattttgtgagttttgtaGGGAGCCTCAATTTTTTCGACTTATACATGTCATTGATCTCCATTGTGGGTGCATTTTCAAGTGAACAAAAAAATGGAGGAAGCTTACCATCTTATATCATACAGGGTTTTAGATGTAGGTTTTGGGatagaaaaaataaatacaatttttgtttggaACATCACAAAAGTATGGCAGACCTTTTAAATGTTATATTAAGAAATTCTTGGCCAACTTACAATCTTTATATCTTGTTGTTTTGAGGCAATCTTTTTATGATATATAAAGTGTGTATATCAGGGCTGTTTTAACATTAGTTTAGAAGTTTGAAAATATGACGGTTTAAAGCAAAAGAGTGACCTGTTACGTTGGCTGTAAACTTTTGTCCTGACACAAATGCATCTAATAAAGTGGTGAAAGTGGTGGGTGACAACAAAAAGCCTTAAAGTTGTCACAGTTTTCTTTCCACATCCATTGTAATTGAAAAGTGATGACAAAGTGTCAAATAAGTGGCTGCCTCCAAAATGTGCCTTGAACACGGTCTGTGATTGGTAGTAAGAAACACTTCCCCCTATATGGTCATAAATTGTTCAACTCATTGTTCTGATTGGTAAATTTACTGCAATGTGATTGGCTGATTTTGGATCATCCGATTAGCAAACTATACATGAGCTTGAAACCCAGTTTGTCACACATTTTTCCATAGCATAACACCCAATACGCTGTCACAGTTTGTAGTTGGTGTGCAGGGACATACCCTTGTTGaggccggtttatagttggtcgcacgatggaaatcttgacgtgcgatcataaaaagacacagtttttaggcctcagtcttaggatgcgcgcaagatttccatcaagcaccatcgcgcgaccgactataaacatCCATTACATAGCAAATACAACCTCCTCATATAGCCTTACTGTGTGTATAAGTTTTTTGAACACCTGGAGAGAAGTTAACTAaccaataatacaaatattataaTTAATTCAACTGTTAGCTTAAAGCATTTTTAGTTATACAGAAAATGCTATTTTTTCAGAATGCAGGCGAGTGAGCCAATCAAGTACGCAGACTTTTCTGGTTGTAAAGTATTTTTGTTAAACATTTTAGGCAATTGCATTTTTATACCAATATTTTTGAATGTATGCAGAGTATTTTGAGCAGTAGTAGTTAAACATAATGTGAGCAGGTTTTGGGGTATAATCTGTTTGGTTGCTGCTCTGTTTATTTTAATCAAAGTAATCCTTCGATTGAATTTAGCGGTCAAAATCAAGAAATGCACTTTTTGAACAATCCTACTACAGCAAATCTAAGTACCTAAGTTCTCAAGATCATTATATCAAAAGTCAGGGTAAGGTTCAAGAAAGCTGGTTTTGATCATGAAACACGTATTAATTACGACCTAATTAGGTCGTTAAGTTTTCCAAACAGTAGTGATTTTGGGTTGTATTTTCTTTCAGGATTTTTAACTCATCATTTTCATACAAACTGATGTTTTGAGTGACATTCTTGTTTTACTATAAAGTTGTTAAAAGCTTCACGATATTTAACGTAACTTGTTGTATATTTATCATTAATTATGTGATGGTTTAAAGTTCTTTTTAACATGCGCAAGAATTTTGATTAAAGAGGTAAATTTGCAAAGGAAATGGTAAAATGTTAGTCAGGTTCAATTTCCTTAACCCGGTTCTAAAACAAACATAACAGTAACCTGAATCTTTCAACAAGCTCaaacctttctttgtaaaaGCAACATCGTCCCATTTTTACTAGCAAAACAGAAATTCTGGGGTTTGGGTAggtcaaacaaaaaaataaataagtagtaataataataacaacatgcatttgtatagcgcttaataccatgtttctaagcgctgaaaCATAAAAGTAATTAAACACACTATAGAAAGACAAAGTGTGGTCAataaaaaatttcaattttaagTTGGATGAAATAGCTGAAACTGTAACGAGCTTAGATGGATAGATGGATCTAAATaagtgggttttgagagcaGTCTTGAATGAGTCCAATGTAGTTGAGGCACAGATATGGACGGGAAGGTtgtttattggttttttttacctctGTAAAAACACATCCAATTTGTCCCAAATATGGGCTAAGATTTTCTGTTAATtatcatttataaaaaaatagttcTGTTGAACTTAATTGCATTTAGCAGCATcatagtaggcctacacattatTCGTTTGTTTTATGTCTACAGTATTACAAATAGTTTAGTTTCATCTAAGATTTAATCATGATCACTGCTTCATACTTAAATGATAATCGATACTTGCAGAACTAGAACACTCTGTACTACTGCGAGCAGGGTGTACACACAACCAAAGTTAGGATGCACTACTCTAAATCGATCAATATTCATGCGCCAAGTAACTTATGAATCATTTTGTAGACCCacaacttgtttttaaatgatATGTTTTTGGGGTCATGCAATTAATATATTGTGTAATTATAAGAGTCCATCACAACCTGGGGTTCTGGGTTTCAACTTTTAAGGAGATTTGGTAAATAATGTGGGTTTTTAGTGGTCCTACTTTTAGAGCTTGGGACTTGGAGAGTAGGTAGGGCGCCACCTATCGATTCCGGCTGGATGGCTGCTGTGTGCTTCTCTGCGTCACGTCAaaaaacgaaaacgacaagaATCTGTATCTTAGCATTAAAATAATTCAACCATGCAGTCCATACTGCTTCTGTCCCTTCTAGTAGGGATACTACTTGTTGTTCCATCATTAGTTGTAGAAGGGGGACTTCTAGGTGGCTTGGAACCTGCAAAAGTTTACGATGATGGGGTTGTCCGTGCGGCACATTTCGCTGTCGTGGAACTCAACAAGAAATCAAATGCACTCTTCGCGAGCAAGCTGACTGACATAAAATCTGCTAAAAAACAGGTTAGACCACTTTCACTCATCTCTATGAGCTAAATAAAAGCTCATGTTTAAAGTGATTTTATAATTCATTTCGTCTGTCCGTGGTTGTGCTTACGTGGTCCTGgtggtagttttttttatggGTCACTTGCTATTTTTGTATTGCATCTATTTCGTGATAATTTTTGATGGGAGTTGAGGATTGAGCGCATAGTCATAGATAGGTGCGCATCAAAGATTATAGGAGCGCCGAAGGTGCAAGACGCGTAACTCTGGCTGAAATGTGAgatcccactggacgccatttcggcaagtaactcttttgatacaacagtttttatatagatcagtgcagttcagtgcagacaatgaccattcctatcaatgacaatgggaaacaaaatattcacttgctgaaatggcgcccgtGCATATTTCAGGTTTtaaacaatagaccttatgcacatgacgtcatttcagtacggcgccctcgccatgaggtcaaaaggaggttgttcattggccaatctatgtgcgtttcgattgtttcgtcaccgtttgtcctcaaagatggcggctggatgacgtcaatgcataaggtctatagtatagataaagcttcagttccccATCTTGCAACtccggcgctctataatctttggtgcGCATACATGTAGGCATAGCCAATACTAATAGACTGTCACactgcaagtctcgcacgtatcGGAACGAGAAAGCACATAACCTCCCCAAAAAAACTTTATTCTTTCTGAATTCAGAATTTTGCTGTAATTATATTTGATGACAAAATCTGAAGGACAAAAATACTCTTTGATACAacttttgataaaaataaaagtagatTAAATTCACAATCCACacaatatgccttgaaattgcacggatTTCCTTTGTCGTTTGTTGTGAACTAAACACGGCGCGCCATCATAAATGGTTGACTGggttagttcacaaagttcaCCTGCACATGTACATCCCGATTTGTGGAGCTTGTGCAGTAGTATAAATTCACCAACACCATAAAGTAAAaatcaaaggaaaaccacataATTTCGAAGCCTACGGTTGAACACTATGctccacttttaaaacatctttctatctaaccatatcattgacatttcataacaaatggtttcgaACTCATTTCATAGACccactcgaccgatccaaggcaacgtgtccctttttCAAGTATTAAAGGTTTGCATGTTTAATatttaattcataaatacctcagacagtttcgctattcctattggtgaagagcacctcatgtgggtgtgtataaaaccttagtttatgaccagtaaaaagtgttgaaacatgggcgtgacacgcgagcttgcacctgtgcttataagacagtttcttcattcctattggtcgagagtaACGGCCGGGagagttgtgccacatcatgcaatgatacgcgcgacgcgcacagcattcccctataaggagttgtttaccaaaGGGCggcgagggccttaccatttcatagctagaggggtgttgtgttgaaagaaatcatttaatttttgcatttattttcttttttgaccaaaggtgttgatgttttttgaccgaaaaggtatttatgaactgGAATCTatgtgtgttgaatcggttttcaactagtagtttaaacccgccgaggcctggttcttgataatttacctcgttgggattaaaccacttgaAAACCTcgtcaccacacattgattcccttctttaaaagcactggacactattggtaattactcaaaataattattagcataataccttaTTTTGTAAACGAGAAtaaatggagagaggttgatagtataaaacattgtgagaaacaacttcctctgaagtaatgttgcTTTCGAAGAAGAAGtccttttccacaaatttgatttcgagacgtcagatttagaatatgaggtctctttattttttctttcattattatctcgcaacttcaatgaccgattgagctcaaattttcacaagtgtcatgacatgtgtttaaagtaaatccgtagttctgataattgtttgaatattttctcaaaaagtaaagaatttcatggaataagTCTTTCAGCCTTACCTTCTGTAACCCTGtaagctatttgtaaatctgtgaacttttattttttttctgttccaaaagtgtccaatggctttaaattgtcCTGTAACTTACATATATGAGAGAAACCCCTCTTACATAATTAAGGAATTTACTTTTGCAAAACATGATTTGATAacgtttcattttgtttcattctATCTTTTGAAGGTTGTTCAAGGAATGAGGTACTATCTTTCCTTTGTGATGTCCCAGACCAAATGCAAACTCAATAACGGCCTTGTCCTAGACCTAGACTCATGTGATACAGATAATAAAGTGGTAAGTTGCTTTTTGCCagtcgggaaaaaaaaaccccaccttTTATTTATATCTCATTCCatctaattgtcaaaaaccactCTTCTCGCgcggtgtttctcaacatgtacataaaataacaaacctgtgaaaatttgaagagatacatgtaatgatggaagaaaaaggCACCCTGTTCGCACAAGTTCTGGCTTTCagaatgcttgatttagagacttcagctgaggtcacAAATTCAACTaattaaaaaactatgttatttcagaggaagtcatttctcattttatactatcaacagctcttcattgctcattaccaaagtatctttttatgcttacaattattttgagtagttaccaatagtgtccactgcctttaaggtaaccCTCTTTTGCTGCTTTCAGAGGTTGTAGCATAAACTGGGTATGATCAGATCATCCATACCATTCCCGTGTAATATCCAGCAGTTACAGGTGGCTTCTTCCGACTAGCACCCAGAAGAAAGATGCATACATTGAGTCTTTGACAAAAATAGATAGACCACAAACATTAGGGCTGCATGGaccagttggtagagtgctggcacaGAAATCCAGTTTGTTATAGGTTCAAATCCAGATcgagtcaattttttgtttgttcaacacAAAATTTATCAATAATATCAAGCCACTTTACACATGTTTAGTAGTTTACAAAATTGTTCTTCTTTTGATAATGTTACACTAAAATGCGCAGACTTTTCTCCTGCATTTTGAATTCAAACATGCTTGTTATTAGTACCACACACatgatccttgtcatttgattggttgaatatGCACCACTTTCCATTAATTTGCAATGTAATGCTCTACCATTTTTGTATTATTGGACAGGCACCCATCCAATATGGAAATTATTGGATGCTACTCGGCATCATGTCCAAAGTATTGattcagttcaaattttaattaaatttgattggtcctaccatggaggaaattcaCTATGCATACATACAATACAGGAAAAATTATTAACACACTAACAGAAATAAACTACTGGAAATAAATAAGATTACATTAATCAGAAAACtacataataaaccacaatgaaGTCATACTGAAACCCACTGAACAACatctaagcagaaagtaaacaaagtagttaaaggcagtggacaccattggcagttgtcaaagactagccttcacagttggtgtatctcaacatatgcataaaataactaacctgtgaaaatttgagctcaatcggtcatcaaagttgcgagataataatgaaagaagaaaacacccttgtcacacggagttgtgtgcgtttagatggttgatttcgagacctcaaattctaaatctgagatctcaaaaccaaattcatggaaaattacttctttctcgaaactatggcacttcagagggagccgtctctcacaatgttttataccatcaacctctccccattactcgtcaccaagaaaggttttatgctaatagttattttgagtaataaccaatagtgtccactgcctttaaacacaataggaaaacaagacaaaaacgACAGACAAACTTTTGCATGTATCCTGGTAGCCGTGGAACAGTGCCCTCTCTCTGATCCCCACCAATTTATCCAAGTCATCCACGGTGTTTAGAATTTTATCAACAAATGTTCAGAATGTTGGGTGCCTGGGTGGACAAAGTTCCGTCATCTCTGTTTTGGGGACAATCGCagtgtttattttttggttcattttaattttatttcctATTTATTTGTCTTTCTTTGATTACAATAGAAGCAGCTCTGTACAGTGATAGTCTCTGAGTTCATGGGAAAGAGTAAGCTCGAGGAGGACTCCTGCAAAACAGCCTAAGAAACTGAGCACTTGGCAGGATAGAAGGTTTTACATGTAACTTGATAAACATGGTATTTCAGAAATATTTAGAGCAAATTCCAAAAAGCTTATCCCAAAAATTGTTAACAGATTATGATATGAAAGGTATTATTGAAAGCATGGGTTATTGGAGTTTAGTTAATAATggataaataaaaattatatttttgcgAACAAAAATGAGAAACCTTGTTTAAAGGGTCtaagtactttttgtaggacacaaaacacaatgtccacagatttacatcaaacttacacagctTGAAGATAGTGATGCAGGGGTCAAAATTGCCACAAGCCCGCTAGCccaggactaccagatttacagcggGGCTGCtgttttccagtttgatagcccgacgggctagtggaaaaataatgcaaaaatcatcatcacaaacaataaagaactaagctatggtgtattgtaaagtttaagCCGTGactcgagacataatgtgtctttcgggttacaaaaatctcatcagggctactaaaaattattggttactaaccctgctgactaccatgaaaatacacttaatttcgacccctggtgatagtagaaagcttcccttaagctactacttgctgaggtgctgtagcttttgagaaatgagtaaaccaagtcacaaaaataatgttcgttcttaggagacaaaaataattttagcatgtaaaacgtatttttgtgtcatttttatactcatttctcaaaaactacatcacctcagcaagtattattttaaggtaagctttc encodes:
- the LOC139935426 gene encoding cystatin-C-like, with the protein product MQSILLLSLLVGILLVVPSLVVEGGLLGGLEPAKVYDDGVVRAAHFAVVELNKKSNALFASKLTDIKSAKKQVVQGMRYYLSFVMSQTKCKLNNGLVLDLDSCDTDNKVKQLCTVIVSEFMGKSKLEEDSCKTA